In the Gemmatimonadota bacterium genome, one interval contains:
- the trpB gene encoding tryptophan synthase subunit beta, whose protein sequence is MTAPVVPAGSTPISERDRFGAYGGRYVPETLIPALEELDAAFDTAMADPAFVAEWMDLLTHYVGRPSPLSDAPRLSALVGAPIWLKREDLNHTGAHKINNTVGQALLARRMGKTRIIAETGAGQHGVATATICARFGLGCVVYMGEEDMRRQSLNVYRMRLMGAEVIPVTSGTRTLKDATTEAIRDWVTTVRDSHYIIGSVVGPAPYPRMVRAFQSVIGREARAQMLARAGALPKSVVACVGGGSNAMGIFAGFVDDAGVELVGVEAAGEGLDSGRHSASLTCGTPGVLHGSLSYLLQDARGQVHPAHSISAGLDYPGVGPEHSYLKDSGRATYVAVDDAQALEGFAMLSRLEGIIPALETAHAVAWIAAQRGRWAPDEGVLLCVSGRGDKDVAQVREMGILAP, encoded by the coding sequence ATGACCGCCCCTGTTGTCCCCGCGGGTTCGACCCCGATCTCCGAACGCGATCGGTTTGGCGCGTATGGTGGGCGCTACGTCCCCGAGACGCTGATTCCGGCGCTCGAGGAGCTCGACGCCGCCTTCGACACGGCCATGGCCGATCCCGCGTTCGTGGCCGAGTGGATGGACCTGCTGACGCATTACGTCGGCCGGCCCTCGCCGCTGAGCGATGCGCCTAGACTCTCGGCGCTCGTGGGGGCGCCGATCTGGCTCAAGCGCGAAGACCTGAATCACACGGGGGCGCACAAGATCAACAACACCGTCGGCCAGGCGCTGCTCGCCCGGCGGATGGGGAAGACGCGCATCATCGCCGAGACCGGGGCGGGGCAGCACGGGGTGGCCACGGCGACGATCTGTGCCCGCTTCGGGCTGGGGTGCGTCGTGTACATGGGCGAGGAGGACATGCGGCGGCAATCGCTCAACGTGTACCGCATGCGCCTGATGGGCGCGGAAGTGATCCCCGTCACGTCGGGGACGCGCACGTTGAAGGACGCGACGACTGAGGCGATCCGCGATTGGGTCACGACCGTCCGTGATTCGCACTACATCATCGGCTCGGTGGTAGGGCCGGCGCCGTATCCGCGGATGGTGCGGGCCTTCCAGTCGGTGATCGGCCGGGAGGCGCGCGCGCAGATGCTGGCGCGCGCCGGGGCCCTGCCGAAGAGCGTGGTGGCCTGCGTGGGGGGCGGGTCCAACGCGATGGGAATCTTTGCCGGATTCGTTGACGACGCGGGGGTGGAACTCGTCGGTGTGGAGGCGGCCGGAGAGGGGCTCGATTCCGGCCGCCACTCGGCGTCGCTGACGTGCGGGACGCCGGGGGTGCTGCATGGCTCCCTGAGCTACCTGCTGCAGGATGCGCGCGGTCAGGTGCACCCGGCGCATTCGATCTCGGCGGGGCTGGACTATCCTGGGGTGGGGCCGGAGCACTCGTACCTAAAGGACAGTGGCCGGGCTACGTACGTGGCGGTGGACGATGCGCAGGCACTGGAGGGCTTCGCGATGCTGAGTCGGCTGGAAGGGATCATCCCGGCCCTGGAGACGGCGCACGCGGTGGCGTGGATCGCCGCGCAGCGTGGTCGGTGGGCGCCTGACGAGGGCGTCCTGCTGTGCGTGAGCGGGCGCGGGGACAAGGACGTGGCGCAGGTTCGCGAAATGGGTATCTTGGCCCCGTGA
- a CDS encoding phosphoribosylanthranilate isomerase: MAVEVKVCGLTRAADAALATALGAAYLGFIFAPSPRRLTVDAAAQLLATLDTADEATVRPRRVGVFAGAGVGEIAAAVHRLGLDIVQLHGAEDARLVAALRDTVPSALWSVVHVGEEGIDRAQLEWATRGDGILLDAKVDGMLGGTGRAFDWERERAVVAPLRAGRSIILAGGLTAENVARAIAVFSPDIVDVSSGVEASPGCKDPARLRAFVHAVHGVGAA; encoded by the coding sequence ATGGCGGTTGAGGTCAAGGTGTGCGGCCTGACGCGCGCCGCCGACGCCGCGCTCGCGACGGCGTTAGGCGCGGCGTACCTGGGCTTCATCTTCGCGCCCAGCCCGCGACGGCTGACGGTCGACGCCGCCGCGCAGCTGCTCGCCACCCTCGACACCGCGGACGAGGCGACGGTGCGACCGCGGCGCGTCGGCGTGTTTGCCGGGGCGGGCGTGGGGGAGATCGCGGCGGCGGTGCATCGCCTCGGCCTCGACATCGTGCAGCTGCACGGCGCGGAGGATGCGCGTCTCGTGGCGGCGTTGCGGGATACGGTTCCCTCGGCGCTGTGGAGCGTGGTTCACGTCGGGGAAGAGGGGATCGATCGTGCCCAGCTCGAGTGGGCGACGCGCGGGGATGGCATCCTCCTCGATGCCAAGGTGGACGGGATGCTCGGGGGGACCGGGCGCGCCTTCGACTGGGAGCGCGAGCGAGCGGTGGTGGCGCCCCTTCGGGCGGGACGTTCCATTATTCTTGCGGGAGGGCTCACCGCCGAGAACGTGGCGCGCGCCATTGCGGTGTTTTCGCCCGATATCGTCGATGTGTCGTCCGGGGTCGAAGCGTCCCCTGGGTGCAAGGATCCGGCGCGCTTGCGCGCGTTCGTTCACGCTGTCCACGGAGTTGGTGCTGCATGA